The following are from one region of the Achromobacter xylosoxidans genome:
- a CDS encoding cyclase family protein encodes MKRWTQRPEGSTWGDFGPDDEIGRLNLLTEEKVLQAVREVRAGKVFCLSLPLDLPGGNVLNPRRHAPTLKPTFREGTPYLNFQMSQVQPEAVDVLSDDQVTLSMQYSTQWDGLCHVGALFDIQGDGEARRVYYNGYAAGVDVFGGADPDNSDDACCPPGGSYARKLGINRYAEKGMQGRGVLVDLARAYGSGRTVVDLAGLQAAMRAQNVTVERGDMLVLRTGFAEEIVAMDGQPDPHKLEQTGAVLDGSDPALLDWITQSGIAAICADNYAVEAYPARTSGPGHSILPLHHHCLFKLGLPLAELWYLKDLADWLHAQGRNRFLLTAPPLRMPGAVGSPVTPIATV; translated from the coding sequence ATGAAACGCTGGACCCAACGCCCCGAAGGCTCCACCTGGGGCGACTTCGGCCCGGATGACGAGATCGGCCGCCTGAACCTGCTGACCGAGGAAAAAGTGCTGCAGGCGGTGCGGGAAGTGCGCGCGGGCAAGGTGTTCTGCCTGTCGCTGCCGCTGGACCTGCCGGGCGGCAACGTGCTGAATCCGCGCCGCCACGCCCCCACACTCAAGCCCACCTTCCGCGAAGGCACGCCCTACCTGAACTTCCAGATGTCGCAGGTGCAGCCCGAAGCCGTGGACGTGCTGTCCGACGACCAGGTCACGCTGTCCATGCAGTACTCCACCCAGTGGGACGGCCTGTGCCACGTGGGCGCGCTGTTCGACATCCAAGGGGACGGCGAGGCGCGCCGCGTCTATTACAACGGCTACGCGGCCGGCGTGGACGTGTTCGGCGGCGCGGATCCCGACAACTCGGACGACGCCTGCTGCCCGCCCGGCGGATCGTATGCGCGCAAGCTCGGCATCAACCGCTATGCCGAAAAAGGCATGCAGGGCCGCGGCGTGCTGGTGGACCTGGCGCGCGCGTACGGTTCCGGCCGCACGGTCGTCGACCTGGCGGGCCTGCAGGCCGCCATGCGGGCGCAGAACGTCACGGTGGAACGCGGCGACATGCTGGTGCTGCGCACCGGCTTTGCCGAGGAAATCGTGGCCATGGACGGCCAGCCCGACCCGCACAAGCTGGAACAGACCGGCGCCGTGCTGGACGGCTCCGACCCGGCGCTGCTGGACTGGATCACGCAATCCGGCATCGCCGCGATCTGCGCGGACAACTATGCGGTCGAAGCCTATCCGGCGCGCACGTCCGGCCCTGGACATTCGATCCTGCCGCTACACCACCATTGCCTCTTCAAGCTGGGCCTGCCGCTGGCCGAACTCTGGTACCTGAAGGACCTGGCCGACTGGCTGCACGCGCAAGGCCGCAACCGCTTCCTGCTGACCGCCCCGCCCTTGCGCATGCCTGGCGCGGTGGGTTCTCCCGTGACGCCCATCGCCACGGTGTAA
- a CDS encoding AMP-binding protein, translating into MNMPYSTFSEHLDALAARQPDAPLLIDQDQPIGAAQLRTHSRALAAGLARIGVRPGQRVAVWLPNCAAWVESFLACAHLGALVLAVNTRFRALELADILGRGKADWLVFWPGFKGIDFQGILGEVAPEHLERLQGVIALTNADETLPASFHGKPAHRYQDLRSCTDAAPPAQPNAGVLCFTTSGTTSKPKFVLHDQRTLLNHGATVARAYGYDGRSCVLASAPFCGAFGFATLAGGLAQGAPVVCAPVFDAAQSSAAVRRHAVTHTYANNEALVGMMRAGAQGDFASVRLFGFASFTPALDNMLDLAREAGVPLTGLYGSSELVALVAGQPRDPAEGDVSARHQPGGTLIYPEARVRARDPATGEILPHGQSGELEILSPSLMQGYLDNPEATRGACTDDGYFKTGDLGYTLNPRQFVFQTRMGDSLRLSGFLVNPVEIEQVVETLQGVRACQVVGATQKGKTVSYAFVLLQPGAAADPAGWTAACKAAMAGFKTPAGFTVLDEFPSVESANSVKIQKHRLREMADAILAAPTTTPSA; encoded by the coding sequence ATGAACATGCCGTACTCGACTTTCTCCGAACACCTGGACGCCTTGGCCGCGCGCCAGCCCGATGCGCCGCTGCTGATCGACCAGGACCAGCCCATCGGCGCGGCGCAACTGCGGACGCACAGCCGCGCGCTGGCCGCCGGCCTTGCCCGCATCGGCGTGCGCCCGGGGCAGCGCGTGGCGGTCTGGCTGCCCAATTGCGCCGCCTGGGTGGAATCGTTCCTGGCCTGCGCGCACCTGGGTGCGCTGGTGCTGGCGGTCAACACGCGCTTCCGGGCGCTGGAGCTGGCCGACATCCTGGGACGCGGCAAGGCGGACTGGCTGGTGTTCTGGCCGGGGTTCAAGGGCATAGACTTCCAGGGCATCCTGGGCGAGGTCGCGCCGGAACATCTGGAGCGCCTGCAAGGCGTGATCGCGCTGACGAATGCCGACGAGACGCTGCCCGCCAGCTTTCATGGCAAGCCTGCCCACCGCTACCAGGACCTGCGGTCCTGCACAGACGCGGCGCCGCCGGCCCAGCCCAATGCGGGCGTGCTGTGCTTCACCACGTCCGGCACCACGTCCAAGCCCAAGTTCGTGCTGCACGACCAGCGCACGCTGTTGAACCACGGCGCGACCGTGGCGCGGGCCTATGGCTATGACGGCCGAAGCTGCGTGCTCGCCAGCGCGCCCTTCTGCGGCGCCTTCGGCTTCGCGACGCTGGCCGGCGGCCTGGCGCAAGGCGCGCCCGTGGTCTGCGCGCCGGTGTTCGACGCCGCCCAGTCCTCTGCCGCGGTACGCCGCCACGCGGTGACGCACACCTACGCCAACAACGAGGCCCTGGTCGGCATGATGCGGGCGGGAGCCCAAGGCGACTTCGCCTCGGTGCGGCTGTTCGGCTTCGCCAGCTTCACGCCGGCGCTGGACAACATGCTGGACCTGGCCCGCGAGGCCGGCGTGCCGCTGACCGGCCTGTACGGTTCCAGCGAGCTGGTGGCCCTGGTCGCCGGCCAGCCGCGCGATCCCGCCGAGGGCGACGTGTCCGCGCGCCACCAGCCGGGCGGCACGCTGATCTACCCCGAGGCGCGCGTGCGCGCCCGCGATCCCGCCACGGGCGAAATCCTGCCGCATGGCCAGTCCGGCGAACTCGAAATCCTCTCGCCCAGCCTGATGCAGGGCTATCTGGACAATCCCGAGGCCACCCGCGGCGCCTGCACGGATGACGGCTACTTCAAGACCGGCGATCTCGGCTACACGCTGAATCCGCGCCAGTTCGTGTTCCAGACCCGCATGGGCGATTCATTGCGCCTGTCCGGCTTCCTGGTCAATCCGGTGGAAATCGAACAGGTGGTCGAAACCCTGCAGGGCGTGCGCGCCTGCCAGGTGGTCGGCGCGACGCAAAAGGGCAAGACCGTGTCCTACGCCTTCGTGCTGCTGCAACCGGGCGCCGCGGCCGACCCGGCGGGCTGGACCGCCGCGTGCAAAGCCGCGATGGCGGGCTTCAAGACGCCGGCGGGCTTTACCGTGCTGGATGAATTCCCCTCGGTGGAAAGCGCCAACTCGGTCAAGATCCAGAAGCACCGGCTGCGCGAAATGGCCGATGCCATACTCGCGGCTCCGACCACGACGCCCTCCGCCTGA
- a CDS encoding GntR family transcriptional regulator, producing MPDPKLFSRSPQPLYLQAAALFRSNIQNRTWRPGQQIPPLEALMETYGISRATIRQAFGLLEDDGLIRRSRGSGTFVNAELPETPTLLIPKTWAETVELSNQLGTVSLVESSADSPLPDTLGMPCDADRGGSFQYLRRVHTTDGAPFCYSEVFLDSALFRKHRAQIRKSTVAPVLDQFYGARISEARQVLNVIEAGQESAESLQIPVSSPVAEIRRYACIDGRVVYYARLEFPFSKVRMEFDLLSHR from the coding sequence ATGCCCGACCCCAAGCTCTTCTCGCGCAGCCCCCAGCCGCTGTATCTGCAGGCGGCGGCGCTGTTTCGCAGCAATATCCAGAACCGCACGTGGCGGCCCGGCCAGCAGATTCCGCCGCTGGAAGCGCTGATGGAAACCTATGGCATTTCACGGGCGACCATCCGCCAGGCATTCGGCCTGCTGGAAGACGATGGCCTGATCCGCCGCTCCCGCGGGTCGGGCACTTTCGTCAATGCCGAACTGCCTGAAACGCCCACCCTGCTGATCCCCAAGACCTGGGCCGAAACCGTGGAGCTGAGCAACCAGCTGGGCACGGTTTCACTGGTGGAGTCCAGCGCCGATTCGCCCCTGCCCGACACCCTGGGCATGCCTTGCGACGCCGACCGCGGCGGCAGCTTCCAGTACCTGCGGCGGGTGCACACCACTGATGGCGCCCCCTTCTGCTACAGCGAGGTCTTCCTGGACAGCGCGCTGTTCCGCAAGCACCGCGCCCAAATCCGCAAGAGCACCGTGGCGCCGGTGCTGGACCAGTTCTACGGCGCGCGCATCAGCGAAGCGCGCCAGGTGCTGAACGTGATCGAGGCCGGCCAGGAATCCGCCGAGTCCCTGCAGATTCCCGTGTCCTCGCCCGTGGCGGAAATACGCCGCTACGCCTGCATCGACGGCCGTGTGGTGTATTACGCGCGGCTGGAGTTCCCGTTCAGCAAGGTGCGGATGGAATTCGACCTGCTGTCCCATCGCTAG
- a CDS encoding ABC transporter substrate-binding protein, whose product MQCRRTPRISLKLRSTLALLSAFAAAPSAMAQAISDEVVRLGLILDMSGVYADVTGKGSATAAEMAIADFGGTVLGKKIDLMVVDHQNKADIAAAKAREWYDTQKVDAIMDVAGSAPALAVLEVAREKKKIVVFSGPGTERITNDLCSPYSVHYTYDTWSLANTTARATVEQGGKSWYFLTADYAFGHTLQASATEVVKANGGTVLGASRHPLGSSDFASYLLQAQASRAQIVGLANAGGDTVNAIKAASEFGLTKGGQKMAGLLLYINDIHAIGLDAAAGLTLTEAFYWDMNDQTRAWSQRYYDKLKKMPNMSQAGTYSSVMHYLKAVQAAGTDEPTAVMKQMKSVPINDFFATNGRIREDGRMVHDMYLFEVKKPSESKRPWDYYKLVATLPGDQAFMPLSRSSCPLVKK is encoded by the coding sequence ATGCAATGCCGTAGAACCCCCCGGATTTCCCTGAAGTTGCGCAGCACGCTAGCCCTGTTATCCGCCTTTGCCGCCGCGCCCAGCGCCATGGCGCAGGCAATCTCCGACGAGGTGGTCCGCCTGGGCCTGATCCTGGACATGAGCGGCGTGTATGCCGACGTCACGGGCAAGGGCAGCGCGACCGCCGCCGAAATGGCCATCGCCGACTTCGGCGGCACGGTGCTCGGCAAGAAGATTGACCTGATGGTGGTGGACCACCAGAACAAGGCCGACATCGCCGCCGCCAAGGCGCGCGAGTGGTACGACACCCAGAAGGTCGACGCCATCATGGACGTGGCCGGCTCCGCCCCCGCGCTGGCCGTGCTGGAAGTGGCCCGCGAGAAAAAGAAGATCGTGGTGTTCAGCGGGCCTGGCACCGAACGCATCACCAACGACCTGTGCTCGCCCTATTCCGTGCACTACACCTACGACACCTGGTCGCTGGCCAACACCACGGCGCGCGCCACGGTCGAGCAAGGCGGCAAGAGCTGGTACTTCCTGACGGCCGACTACGCTTTCGGCCACACCTTGCAGGCGTCCGCCACCGAAGTCGTCAAGGCCAACGGCGGCACCGTGCTGGGCGCGTCGCGCCACCCCCTGGGCTCCAGCGACTTCGCCTCGTACCTGCTGCAGGCCCAGGCCAGCCGCGCGCAGATCGTGGGCCTGGCCAACGCCGGCGGCGACACGGTCAACGCCATCAAGGCCGCCAGCGAATTCGGGCTGACCAAGGGCGGCCAGAAGATGGCCGGACTGCTGCTGTACATCAACGACATCCACGCCATCGGCCTGGACGCCGCCGCCGGGCTGACGCTGACCGAAGCCTTCTACTGGGACATGAACGACCAGACCCGGGCCTGGTCCCAGCGCTACTACGACAAGCTCAAGAAGATGCCCAACATGAGCCAGGCGGGCACATATTCATCGGTGATGCACTACCTGAAGGCGGTGCAGGCGGCCGGCACCGACGAACCCACGGCGGTGATGAAGCAGATGAAGTCCGTGCCCATCAACGACTTCTTCGCCACCAACGGCCGCATCCGCGAGGACGGCCGCATGGTGCACGACATGTACCTGTTCGAAGTGAAGAAGCCGTCCGAGTCCAAGCGCCCCTGGGACTACTACAAGCTCGTGGCCACCCTGCCCGGCGATCAGGCCTTCATGCCGCTGTCGCGCTCGTCCTGCCCGTTGGTGAAGAAGTAG
- a CDS encoding Zn-dependent hydrolase produces the protein MSVQFPPLNAERLWARVETLSRYTLPEVPWTRRAFSPLFDEARAWLRSEFEAAGLTTRLDAGGNLIGTLAGRDPARKPIATGSHCDTVMAGGRFDGIIGVLAGIEVAHTLREQGVQLEHPFEVIDFLSEEPSDYGISCVGSRALCGQLTPDMLTARNPEGETLAAGIARIGGDPSALGAPLRAADGTAAFVELHIEQGPVLESRGLPIGVVTNIVGIRRVLITVEGQPDHAGTTPMDIRRDALVGAARIIDAAHRQASAASGNPHYVVATVGRLSMTPNAANAVPGRVELTLEMRSDSDAVLDAFPETLMAGVATDLTALRLSASFTQLSRARPTDCTPLVMDAVQAAADQLGYASMRLPSGAGHDAVYMAPTGPIGMIFIPCLNGRSHCPEEWIEPAQLLDGTRVLYQSVLELDRKLRA, from the coding sequence ATGTCTGTGCAGTTTCCCCCCCTGAACGCCGAACGCCTCTGGGCCCGCGTCGAAACCCTTTCCCGCTACACCCTGCCCGAGGTCCCCTGGACCCGCCGCGCGTTCTCGCCGCTGTTCGATGAGGCCCGCGCCTGGCTGCGCAGCGAATTCGAGGCCGCGGGCCTCACCACCCGCCTGGACGCCGGCGGCAACCTGATAGGCACGCTGGCCGGGCGCGATCCCGCGCGCAAGCCCATCGCCACCGGCTCGCACTGCGACACGGTCATGGCCGGGGGCCGTTTCGACGGCATCATCGGCGTGCTGGCCGGCATCGAAGTGGCGCACACCTTGCGCGAACAGGGCGTGCAGCTGGAACACCCCTTCGAGGTCATCGACTTCCTGTCCGAGGAGCCCAGCGACTACGGCATTTCCTGTGTCGGCAGCCGCGCGCTCTGCGGCCAGCTCACGCCCGACATGCTGACCGCCCGCAACCCCGAGGGCGAGACGCTGGCGGCCGGCATCGCCCGCATCGGCGGCGACCCGTCGGCGCTGGGCGCGCCGCTGCGCGCTGCCGATGGCACCGCGGCGTTCGTGGAACTGCATATCGAACAAGGCCCGGTGCTGGAAAGCCGCGGCCTGCCCATCGGCGTGGTCACCAACATCGTCGGCATCCGCCGCGTGCTGATCACGGTGGAAGGCCAGCCGGACCATGCCGGCACCACACCCATGGACATCCGCCGCGACGCCCTGGTGGGCGCGGCCCGCATCATCGATGCCGCCCACCGCCAGGCCAGCGCCGCCAGCGGCAATCCGCATTACGTGGTCGCCACCGTGGGCCGCCTGTCCATGACGCCCAACGCCGCCAACGCGGTGCCGGGCCGCGTCGAACTGACGCTGGAAATGCGCAGCGACAGCGACGCCGTGCTGGACGCCTTCCCCGAGACCCTGATGGCCGGCGTGGCCACGGACCTGACCGCGCTGCGCCTGTCCGCAAGCTTCACGCAGCTGAGCCGCGCGCGGCCCACCGACTGCACGCCGCTGGTGATGGACGCGGTGCAGGCCGCCGCCGACCAGCTGGGCTACGCCTCCATGCGCCTGCCCAGCGGCGCGGGCCACGACGCGGTCTACATGGCGCCCACCGGCCCCATCGGCATGATCTTCATCCCTTGTCTGAACGGCCGCAGCCATTGCCCGGAAGAGTGGATCGAACCCGCGCAGCTGCTGGACGGCACCCGCGTGCTGTACCAGTCGGTGCTGGAACTGGACCGCAAGCTGCGGGCATAG
- a CDS encoding dihydroorotase — protein sequence MSDFDLVVRGNIVDPDGVVMDGWLAVRDGRIAARGAGQAPAGRDSVDARGQWIVPGVVDGQVHSGSQLNQEGLGWASRAAAAGGVTVMVDMPYDDPEPVASRPQLDAKIAEVERDCHVDVALFGTLNTQHGLAAAAGLIEGGVCAFKFSTFEATPGRFPRIEEDDLYEAFRLIAPSGLVCGVHNQMQELTRKNIARLVEADDIGWDAFMRAHTPLIENLATALIYEIGAETGARAHAVHVSTSRGFEICNMYRRNGHRASIETCVQYLMLNHEEHTRRFGAKTKHYPPIRPKAEVDLLWTHIAKDECTFVSSDHVSWGLERKQNPNVFKNSSGGPGLETLLPAFWTGCEEHGIAPSMVVRQLSRNPAQHFLLDDRKGSLEVGKDADIVILKPERYAFDPSTSLSAVQWSSFEGREFTVRVAGTWCRGQQVYDGKGIVNQKGDGRFLRPRQA from the coding sequence ATGAGCGATTTCGATTTGGTGGTGCGCGGCAATATCGTCGACCCGGATGGCGTGGTGATGGATGGTTGGCTGGCGGTGAGAGACGGCAGGATCGCGGCGCGCGGCGCTGGCCAGGCCCCCGCGGGCCGCGACAGCGTGGATGCGCGGGGCCAGTGGATCGTGCCCGGCGTGGTCGACGGCCAGGTGCACTCCGGCAGCCAGCTGAACCAGGAAGGACTGGGCTGGGCGTCGCGTGCGGCCGCCGCCGGCGGGGTGACGGTCATGGTGGACATGCCCTACGACGATCCGGAACCCGTGGCTTCGCGTCCGCAACTGGACGCCAAGATCGCCGAGGTGGAGCGCGATTGCCATGTGGACGTGGCGCTGTTCGGCACCCTGAACACCCAGCACGGCCTGGCGGCTGCGGCGGGTCTCATCGAAGGCGGCGTATGCGCCTTCAAGTTTTCGACCTTCGAAGCCACCCCGGGCCGCTTTCCCCGCATCGAAGAAGACGACCTGTATGAAGCCTTCCGCCTGATCGCTCCGTCCGGACTGGTTTGCGGCGTGCACAACCAGATGCAGGAACTGACCCGCAAGAACATCGCGCGGCTGGTCGAGGCCGACGATATCGGCTGGGACGCGTTCATGCGGGCGCATACGCCGCTGATCGAGAACCTGGCGACGGCGCTGATCTATGAAATCGGCGCCGAAACCGGCGCGCGCGCCCATGCGGTACACGTATCGACTTCCCGCGGTTTCGAGATCTGCAACATGTACCGCCGCAATGGCCATCGCGCCAGCATTGAAACCTGCGTGCAGTACCTGATGCTGAACCATGAAGAGCACACCCGCCGCTTCGGCGCGAAAACCAAGCACTATCCGCCGATCCGTCCCAAGGCCGAGGTCGATCTGCTCTGGACCCATATCGCCAAGGATGAGTGCACCTTCGTGTCGTCGGACCATGTCAGCTGGGGCCTGGAGCGCAAGCAGAATCCGAACGTATTCAAGAACTCGTCCGGCGGCCCCGGCCTGGAAACGCTGTTGCCCGCTTTCTGGACCGGCTGCGAAGAGCATGGCATCGCGCCGTCCATGGTGGTGCGCCAACTGAGCCGCAACCCCGCGCAGCACTTCCTGCTGGATGACCGCAAGGGCTCGTTGGAGGTGGGCAAGGACGCCGACATCGTCATCCTCAAGCCGGAACGTTATGCCTTTGATCCGTCCACCAGTCTGTCGGCGGTGCAGTGGAGTTCGTTCGAAGGCCGCGAGTTCACCGTGCGCGTCGCGGGCACCTGGTGCCGCGGTCAGCAGGTCTACGATGGCAAGGGCATCGTCAACCAGAAGGGCGACGGCCGCTTCCTGCGTCCGCGCCAGGCCTGA
- a CDS encoding LysR family transcriptional regulator: MKLNLRQIEVFRAIMLSGSISGASKLLFVSQPAVSRLIAYTEQRLGLMLFQRIKGRLYPTPEAHRLFVEVTALYQNVQRVNEVADNLAENREGQLRLSCSPSLGQSLLPRAIALFRKRYPQMRIVLQTQIPATLQQALLTQQIELGVAYMPVEHPSLASQPLYENKIVAVLPKGHPLAAQGQVEVPDLVNEPLIGYSADIPFGMLINRLFGNEDSRPEPLIEVQQAHVACALVQAGAGVALVDEITVAGPTWSNVVAVPIRGTVNAPVNVFYLQLQPLSRPALAFINVLHELERHN; the protein is encoded by the coding sequence ATGAAATTGAATCTACGGCAGATCGAGGTCTTCCGGGCGATCATGCTCAGCGGTTCCATCAGTGGCGCCTCCAAGCTGCTTTTCGTGTCCCAGCCCGCGGTCAGCCGGCTGATCGCCTATACGGAGCAACGCCTGGGCCTGATGCTGTTCCAGCGCATCAAGGGCCGGCTCTACCCCACGCCTGAGGCCCACCGCCTGTTCGTGGAAGTCACGGCGCTATACCAGAACGTGCAGCGCGTGAACGAGGTCGCCGACAATCTCGCCGAAAACCGCGAGGGGCAACTGCGGCTGTCCTGCAGCCCCAGCCTGGGCCAGTCCTTGCTGCCCCGCGCGATCGCGCTGTTCCGCAAGCGTTATCCCCAGATGCGCATCGTGCTGCAAACTCAGATACCGGCAACACTGCAACAGGCCTTGCTGACGCAGCAGATCGAATTGGGCGTGGCTTATATGCCGGTGGAACACCCGAGCCTGGCCTCTCAACCTCTCTACGAAAACAAGATCGTCGCGGTCCTGCCCAAGGGACATCCGCTGGCGGCGCAAGGCCAGGTAGAGGTGCCCGATCTGGTCAACGAACCCCTGATCGGCTACAGCGCCGACATCCCTTTTGGCATGCTGATCAACCGGCTATTCGGCAACGAGGACTCGCGGCCCGAGCCGCTCATCGAGGTGCAGCAGGCCCATGTCGCCTGCGCCCTGGTGCAGGCGGGCGCAGGCGTGGCGCTGGTGGACGAAATCACGGTGGCTGGCCCTACCTGGTCGAACGTGGTGGCGGTGCCCATCCGGGGCACCGTCAACGCGCCAGTGAACGTCTTCTACTTGCAGTTGCAGCCCCTGTCGCGCCCCGCGCTGGCTTTCATCAACGTGCTGCACGAGTTGGAGCGGCACAACTAG
- a CDS encoding MFS transporter, whose amino-acid sequence MGAEAVPTRNATQSAQHHSGRKAVIAASAGNALEWYDFTVYALFAVYIGQNFFQNANPTVQLMTSFLAFGLGFVVRPLGALVLGSYGDRAGRKATLTLTIMLMALGTLLIAAAPPYAAIGVGAPLLIVCGRVLQGFSAGGEVGGATAFLVEHAPAGKRGQYASWLQASMGISNLLGALVATLVTTLLTEEQVGEWGWRIPFILGLAIAPVGLWMRAALDETPHFREEQERQARQNARVKAPLLAVIRDYPKELLTGLCMSVLWAVGPYALIIFMPIYVQKSMGFTSSEAFLAALVGNLFLTGGCVFSGTLSDRYGRRNMLRAAAAVLMVAVYPLMMWLQASHTQMTLIVVQSLFCLMVAMYVGVAPAALSEVFPTAVRSSGMSLTYNTAVTVLGGFAPAILTWITYTTGVAFAPALYVMAASLVALLALTVLPQGKHI is encoded by the coding sequence CTGGGAGCCGAGGCCGTGCCGACCCGCAACGCGACCCAATCCGCGCAGCATCACAGCGGACGCAAGGCAGTCATTGCCGCTTCGGCAGGCAATGCGCTCGAATGGTATGACTTCACCGTCTATGCCCTGTTCGCGGTCTACATCGGACAGAACTTTTTTCAGAACGCCAACCCGACCGTGCAATTGATGACGTCGTTCCTGGCCTTCGGTCTGGGCTTTGTGGTCCGTCCGCTGGGCGCGCTGGTGCTTGGCTCCTATGGCGACCGGGCCGGCCGCAAGGCGACCCTGACGCTAACCATCATGCTGATGGCCCTGGGCACGCTGCTGATCGCTGCCGCGCCTCCCTATGCCGCCATCGGCGTGGGCGCCCCGCTCCTGATCGTCTGCGGCCGAGTGTTGCAAGGCTTCTCGGCCGGCGGCGAAGTCGGCGGCGCCACGGCCTTCCTGGTGGAGCACGCCCCCGCAGGCAAACGCGGCCAGTACGCTTCCTGGCTGCAGGCAAGCATGGGCATCTCCAATTTGCTGGGCGCGCTCGTGGCAACCCTGGTCACCACCCTGCTTACCGAAGAACAGGTTGGTGAATGGGGCTGGCGCATACCCTTCATCCTGGGCCTGGCCATCGCGCCGGTGGGCTTGTGGATGCGCGCGGCGCTGGACGAAACGCCGCACTTCCGCGAGGAACAGGAACGCCAGGCCCGCCAGAATGCCCGCGTCAAGGCGCCCCTGTTGGCCGTCATCCGTGACTATCCCAAGGAACTGCTGACCGGCCTCTGCATGTCAGTGCTCTGGGCAGTCGGCCCCTATGCCCTCATCATTTTCATGCCGATCTACGTACAGAAATCGATGGGGTTCACGAGTTCGGAAGCCTTCCTGGCGGCGCTGGTGGGCAATCTGTTCTTGACTGGCGGCTGTGTGTTCTCCGGCACCCTGTCGGACCGCTACGGACGCCGCAACATGCTGCGCGCCGCCGCCGCAGTGCTGATGGTCGCCGTCTATCCCCTGATGATGTGGCTGCAGGCATCGCACACGCAGATGACGCTGATCGTGGTGCAGTCATTGTTCTGTCTGATGGTGGCTATGTATGTCGGCGTGGCGCCCGCCGCGCTGTCCGAGGTCTTTCCCACCGCGGTACGTTCCTCGGGCATGTCCCTGACGTACAACACGGCGGTAACCGTGCTGGGAGGCTTCGCTCCGGCCATCCTGACCTGGATCACTTACACAACGGGCGTGGCCTTTGCCCCGGCGCTGTATGTCATGGCCGCCAGTCTCGTCGCGCTGCTAGCCCTGACCGTGCTGCCGCAGGGCAAGCATATCTGA
- a CDS encoding 2-hydroxychromene-2-carboxylate isomerase, which yields MKTIDYYFWMNSDWAYLGADRLEALAARQQARIRYLPVDLPEVYARTGGILLGLRAPERQAYRVTELARWCRKLDIHVNPQPAYMCPDASLASRIVIAADHAGLPVAALYKAILKAEWCDEQDISDEATLRAILRQQGLDAPALLTAADEPGIEAVYRRNTNDAVAAGVFGSPSYVYRGEVFWGQDRLEMLEEAVAA from the coding sequence ATGAAGACCATCGACTACTACTTCTGGATGAACTCCGACTGGGCCTACCTCGGCGCCGACAGGCTGGAGGCGCTGGCGGCCCGGCAGCAGGCGCGGATCCGCTATCTGCCGGTGGACCTGCCCGAGGTCTATGCCCGCACCGGCGGCATCCTGCTGGGCCTGCGCGCGCCCGAGCGCCAGGCTTACCGCGTGACGGAGCTGGCGCGCTGGTGCCGCAAGCTGGACATCCACGTCAATCCGCAGCCGGCCTACATGTGCCCGGATGCCAGCCTGGCTTCGCGCATCGTGATCGCGGCCGACCACGCCGGCCTGCCGGTGGCGGCGCTGTACAAGGCCATCCTGAAAGCGGAGTGGTGCGACGAGCAGGACATCTCCGACGAAGCCACCCTGCGCGCCATCCTGCGGCAGCAGGGGCTGGACGCCCCGGCATTGCTGACCGCGGCGGACGAGCCCGGCATCGAGGCCGTCTACCGCCGCAACACCAACGACGCGGTCGCGGCCGGGGTGTTCGGATCGCCTTCGTATGTGTACCGGGGCGAGGTGTTCTGGGGCCAGGACCGGTTGGAGATGCTGGAGGAGGCCGTGGCGGCCTGA